A stretch of Aedes aegypti strain LVP_AGWG chromosome 2, AaegL5.0 Primary Assembly, whole genome shotgun sequence DNA encodes these proteins:
- the LOC5565406 gene encoding putative tyrosine-protein kinase Wsck, with amino-acid sequence MPRSKCYASSMSLRRCLPVICLVIVARLVEAQKGIFFGCYQRDRSGQLELLTDSLDKCVGHCELGFFRYAALSDTQCFCFNMIRLRQIEDKNCNLSCRQSAEHSCGGDNAQSFYETGVDVAGPVKNLKLAEKETESTIKISWDAPSLDGVPVDEYEINAVALSTFANYRLYPMSWSVHNNSQSFELASLVPGTRYNITVTSVSEKGAGGMAWMVAQTEIGVPDPEPEEPVILRRLDSTVQIQIQKAINNNGPVNYYRVVVHYVDDDLVQTFDETLLDTYQRSREKGVPYYIAAEVEMKEDSLLFTVGDKRHYRNYFNPEIPARKHVHISIGIVSILNNVVKVRYATTTHEQHQHPDHHHVNSTNAPERNEALITVLAVACVLFGIVLLASIVLYVYLRYKTSRNTRPLRDHHEMALQGPILEVENNGFIPDIYEQRGFEAELHDIIESLAPHQKHPRKHLSLEINTILGSGKYGDILKGSLQREGIELPAQVHVISDDMDKIDQIGFLNEFRRVIKLEQHPNVLQLYGVCVTPDWCYVLFEEMQTTLKQTLLNARIPNNVNSPKFSTISEEIVVNILCLVCDGMQYLVENNIVNKKLCARTVYVNTKFEVKVSAFGPPLYGDDNGQQVDIIRWNAPEVIKFQNHTAKSDVWSFGLLIWECCCLGATPFGTITTDNLFASIRAGSRPEKPSFVYDDLYQMCLNCWDPDAADRPEFDDVSRYLRQTLPMLRYMLSFERTQNAQIPPYLPDLELIP; translated from the exons ATGCCACGATCAAAATGTTATGCGTCATCAATGTCGCTTCGGCGGTGTCTTCCGGTAATCTGTTTGGTGATTGTGGCCCGTTTGGTGGAAGCCCAGAAAGGGATCTTCTTCGGGTGCTACCAGCGAGATCGATCCGGGCAGCTGGAGCTGCTGACCGACAGTTTGGACAAATGCGTTGGCCACTGCGAGCTTGGCTTCTTCAG GTACGCGGCACTATCGGATACGCAGTGCTTCTGCTTCAACATGATTCGTCTGCGCCAGATAGAGGACAAAAATTGCAATCTTAGCTGTCGCCAAAGTGCGGAGCATTCTTGTGGCGGTGATAATGCGCAAAGTTTCTACGAAACCGGGGTGGATGTGGCCGGACCCGTTAAGAATCTCAAACTGGCAGAAAAGGAAACGGAAAGCACGATCAAAATTTCTTGGGATGCTCCGTCCTTGGATGGAGTGCCGGTGGACGAGTATGAGATCAATGCCGTCGCACTGTCCACCTTTGCCAACTATCGACTGTATCCGATGAGCTGGAGTGTCCACAATAACTCGCAGTCATTCGAACTGGCCAGTTTGGTTCCGGGTACGCGTTACAACATAACCGTGACGAGTGTTTCGGAAAAGGGCGCCGGAGGGATGGCTTGGATGGTGGCCCAGACGGAAATTGGCGTTCCGGATCCGGAACCGGAAGAACCGGTGATATTGCGACGGCTGGATTCGACCGTTCAGATCCAGATTCAGAAGGCCATTAACAACAACGGCCCGGTTAACTATTACCGAGTGGTGGTGCACTACGTGGACGATGATCTGGTGCAAACGTTCGACGAGACCCTGCTGGATACGTACCAACGGTCACGGGAGAAGGGCGTTCCGTACTACATTGCTGCCGAGGTGGAGATGAAG GAGGACTCACTGCTGTTCACCGTTGGCGACAAGCGACACTATCGAAACTACTTCAATCCGGAAATTCCTGCCCGGAAGCACGTGCACATCTCCATCGGAATCGTCAGCATCTTGAACAACGTGGTAAAGGTGCGGTACGCTACCACGACCCACGAGCAGCACCAGCACCCGGATCACCACCACGTGAATTCTACCAATGCTCCGGAGCGGAACGAAGCGCTGATCACGGTACTGGCCGTGGCTTGCGTCCTCTTCGGAATCGTACTGTTGGCCAGTATCGTCCTGTACGTTTACCTGCGCTATAAAACATCGAGAAATACTCGTCCCCTTCGGGATCACCACGAAATGGCCCTGCAGGGACCGATCTTGGAAGTGGAGAACAACGGCTTCATTCCGGACATTTACGAACAGCGCGGATTCGAGGCGGAACTGCACGACATCATTGAATCTCTAGCACCGCACCAGAAGCATCCTCGGAAGCATCTGTCGCTGGAGATCAATACCATCCTGGGTTCGGGCAAGTACGGGGACATACTCAAAGGAAGCCTCCAGCGCGAGGGCATCGAACTGCCGGCCCAGGTGCACGTCATATCCGACGACATGGACAAGATCGATCAGATTGGCTTCCTGAACGAGTTCCGGCGGGTCATCAAGCTGGAACAGCACCCGAACGTTCTGCAGCTCTACGGGGTGTGCGTCACGCCGGACTGGTGCTACGTGCTGTTCGAGGAGATGCAGACCACCCTCAAGCAGACGCTGCTCAACGCGAGGATACCAAATAACGTGAACAGTCCAAAGTTTTCCACCATCTCGGAGGAAATTGTCGTGAACATTCTGTGTCTGGTGTGCGACGGCATGCAGTACCTGGTTGAGAACAAT ATCGTCAACAAGAAGCTCTGCGCCCGAACCGTCTACGTCAACACCAAGTTCGAGGTGAAGGTAAGTGCCTTCGGGCCGCCACTCTACGGGGACGACAACGGCCAGCAGGTGGACATCATCCGTTGGAACGCCCCGGAGGTGATCAAGTTCCAAAACCACACTGCCAAGAGTGACGTCTGGTCGTTCGGGTTGCTCATCTGGGAGTGTTGCTGTTTGGGCGCGACCCCATTCGGGACAATCACCACCGATAATCTGTTTGCCAGCATCCGGGCGGGCAGTAGGCCCGAAAAACCCAGCTTCGTCTACGACGACCTCTACCAGATGTGCCTTAACTGTTGGGATCCGGACGCGGCAGACCGACCCGAGTTCGACGACGTGAGCCGATACCTGAGACAAACGCTGCCCATGCTGCGCTACATGCTGTCCTTTGAACGGACCCAAAACGCGCAGATACCTCCGTACTTACCGGACCTGGAGCTGATTCCGTGA